The Candidatus Zixiibacteriota bacterium genome has a window encoding:
- a CDS encoding undecaprenyl-diphosphate phosphatase, with translation MSYLDAILLGILQGLTEFLPVSSSGHLVIAQALLGVSDPGVTFEVLAHLGTLFSVVVYFRRRITRLIQSLYTPSMLEERRMLLLLIIGSIPAGLAGILFKDFFEAAFNDPLSTAAMLFVTGAILLATRFVHKGDKSVQWLSALIMGAGQACAILPGISRSGSTIAAGMFVGVNPALAAEFSFLMAIPAIAGAAVLQIGDVLTADSAHLLPYLLGTVLSFLTGLVAVYAVLATIRRGAFDYFAYYCFAAGALALYLFL, from the coding sequence ATGAGCTATCTTGACGCCATCCTGCTCGGCATTTTGCAGGGATTGACTGAGTTTTTACCGGTATCCTCATCCGGTCACCTCGTTATCGCGCAAGCGCTGCTTGGCGTCAGTGATCCCGGTGTGACTTTCGAAGTGCTCGCCCACCTGGGAACGCTTTTTTCTGTGGTCGTGTATTTCCGTCGTCGAATCACCCGCCTGATCCAATCTCTGTACACACCGTCGATGCTGGAAGAACGCCGCATGCTGCTTCTGCTCATTATTGGTTCGATACCGGCAGGACTTGCCGGTATATTGTTCAAGGACTTTTTTGAGGCCGCCTTCAACGATCCGCTGTCGACCGCTGCCATGCTCTTTGTTACCGGCGCCATTTTGCTTGCCACGAGATTCGTTCATAAGGGAGACAAATCGGTGCAGTGGTTATCGGCGCTTATCATGGGTGCAGGTCAGGCCTGCGCTATACTCCCGGGCATTTCTCGCTCCGGGTCGACAATCGCCGCCGGCATGTTTGTCGGCGTGAATCCCGCACTTGCTGCGGAGTTTTCCTTCCTTATGGCCATTCCGGCGATTGCAGGCGCGGCCGTGCTCCAAATCGGCGACGTGCTGACGGCCGATTCCGCTCACCTCTTACCCTATCTGCTTGGAACCGTCTTGTCGTTTCTGACCGGACTCGTTGCCGTGTACGCCGTTCTTGCAACGATTCGCAGGGGAGCATTTGACTACTTCGCCTATTATTGCTTTGCCGCCGGTGCGCTTGCTCTGTATCTTTTTCTGTAA
- a CDS encoding HAD-IIIA family hydrolase produces MNERILVIRFSSLGDILLTTPVIVNLRIAFPHGHIVFLTKESFRPVVELFDGVDEIATIPDHASVAALYGSLMRLDSRSYTHVVDLHGNQRSWLARKVISADQTAVYPKRRLERRRMVSRRHKQIPAHIPHTIDLYNQALVSLGVSVHARRPILSTERIARHGTGHHPRVLVAPGAAHPPKQWGLERFRDTAVEMQRRHGASIVWAVTQDIRPTWQIGDYIPTTHLVECVDCPIPDLAAELATCDLAVANDSGIAHLSSAVGTPVAALFGPTHTALGFAPRGLLDRVIDVDEWCRPCSLHGRTPCFRDEQYCFTRLSVDGVVNELTQMLEHARNLRPALFVDRDGTVIVEKEFPSDPDSVELERGAAKALRTARSLGYRIVVVSNQSGVARGYFTTETVEIVNARMRELLSAEHVDVDGVYYCPFHKDGAVREYATDADCRKPSPGMPEQAASELGIDLRRSVVVGDRESDVFLGKTIGARSFLVRTGYGREAEKRLFGALPPHSVFDDLAAVTDYLAREREP; encoded by the coding sequence ATGAACGAACGCATTCTGGTTATCAGATTCTCGTCACTCGGCGATATTCTGCTCACAACGCCGGTGATCGTCAACCTGCGCATCGCCTTCCCGCACGGGCACATCGTGTTCCTCACAAAGGAATCGTTTCGTCCGGTGGTAGAGCTGTTCGATGGCGTGGACGAGATTGCGACTATACCCGATCACGCGTCGGTTGCCGCGTTGTACGGCTCGTTAATGCGACTTGACTCGCGTTCGTACACGCACGTAGTTGATCTGCACGGCAATCAACGGTCGTGGTTGGCTCGGAAGGTGATTTCGGCCGATCAAACGGCTGTTTATCCCAAGCGCCGACTGGAGAGGCGTCGAATGGTGAGTCGACGTCATAAGCAAATTCCTGCGCATATCCCACACACCATCGATCTGTACAATCAGGCACTAGTGTCCCTGGGTGTCTCGGTGCACGCTCGTCGGCCGATCCTGTCGACGGAGCGGATAGCTCGGCATGGGACCGGCCATCATCCCCGTGTATTGGTCGCCCCCGGTGCAGCCCATCCCCCAAAGCAGTGGGGATTGGAACGATTCCGCGACACCGCCGTCGAGATGCAACGACGGCACGGTGCATCCATCGTGTGGGCCGTGACACAGGACATTCGGCCAACATGGCAGATCGGTGATTACATACCGACAACCCACCTGGTCGAGTGCGTTGATTGTCCGATTCCGGATTTGGCCGCCGAACTCGCCACGTGCGATCTTGCGGTCGCCAACGACTCCGGGATCGCACATCTATCATCGGCAGTCGGCACGCCTGTGGCGGCGTTGTTCGGTCCCACTCACACCGCCCTTGGTTTTGCCCCCCGGGGATTGCTCGACCGCGTCATTGATGTGGACGAGTGGTGCCGGCCCTGTTCTCTGCACGGCCGAACGCCCTGTTTCCGCGATGAGCAATACTGCTTCACGCGGCTGTCCGTGGATGGTGTAGTAAATGAACTGACTCAGATGCTGGAACACGCACGGAATCTGCGCCCCGCCCTCTTTGTTGATCGCGACGGTACGGTCATCGTGGAGAAGGAGTTCCCGTCTGATCCGGACAGCGTCGAGCTGGAGCGCGGCGCGGCGAAGGCGCTTCGCACGGCGCGGTCGCTGGGTTATCGAATTGTCGTCGTCTCCAACCAGTCCGGTGTGGCGCGCGGCTATTTCACCACTGAGACTGTGGAGATCGTAAACGCACGCATGCGCGAATTGCTGTCAGCCGAACACGTTGATGTCGACGGTGTATATTACTGCCCATTTCACAAAGATGGCGCCGTTCGTGAGTATGCAACCGACGCCGACTGCCGGAAACCGTCGCCCGGCATGCCCGAGCAAGCTGCATCGGAGCTAGGTATCGATTTGAGGCGCTCTGTGGTCGTCGGCGACCGCGAGAGCGATGTATTCCTGGGCAAAACCATTGGCGCCCGTTCCTTTCTCGTGCGTACCGGATACGGCAGGGAAGCCGAAAAGCGCCTTTTCGGAGCCCTGCCGCCGCACAGCGTATTCGACGATCTCGCCGCTGTAACCGACTATCTGGCGCGGGAGCGAGAGCCATGA
- the amrS gene encoding AmmeMemoRadiSam system radical SAM enzyme: MIRPAAYWEETQSGLVRCLLCPANCRMKEGQQGICRSRYNRHGELVTDNYGELVTLAVDPIEKKPLYHFYPGSTILSTGANCCNLGCRHCQNWSISQVRTRTTYCPPEQLALLAHEHDSVGVAFTYTEPMVWFEYIRDTAPLLRENGKKVVLVSNGYINPAPLAELIPLVDAANIDLKGMRPDFYRRICRGRLEPVLDTIRAMSEAGVHLEITNLVIPGYNDSDHDFGALTDFIISVNPRIPLHFSAYHPDYQFDAPPTPKNTLRRAFDLARKSLAYVFVGNLSVEGTSDSHCPSCGAVLIERSGFRARKRSLRAGRCLECGAETGIIE; encoded by the coding sequence ATGATTAGACCTGCCGCGTACTGGGAAGAAACACAGTCCGGACTCGTGCGGTGCCTGCTGTGTCCGGCTAATTGCCGTATGAAAGAGGGCCAGCAAGGTATCTGCCGCAGCCGGTACAACCGACATGGGGAGCTGGTTACTGACAACTATGGCGAGCTGGTTACACTCGCGGTCGATCCGATCGAAAAAAAGCCGCTATACCATTTCTATCCCGGCTCCACAATTCTGTCCACTGGAGCCAACTGCTGCAACCTCGGATGCCGCCACTGCCAGAACTGGTCAATTTCACAGGTGCGTACACGCACCACCTATTGTCCGCCGGAGCAGCTTGCCCTGCTGGCGCATGAACACGACTCTGTCGGTGTGGCCTTCACGTACACGGAACCCATGGTCTGGTTCGAGTACATCCGCGATACGGCGCCGTTGCTTCGCGAGAACGGCAAGAAGGTGGTACTTGTATCCAACGGGTATATCAATCCGGCCCCGCTTGCGGAGTTGATCCCCCTGGTCGACGCCGCCAACATCGACCTGAAGGGAATGCGTCCGGATTTCTATCGCCGCATTTGCAGAGGCAGACTTGAACCGGTGCTGGACACCATCCGGGCAATGTCTGAGGCCGGGGTACATCTTGAAATCACCAATTTGGTCATACCGGGGTACAATGACTCCGACCACGATTTCGGCGCCCTGACTGATTTCATTATCTCGGTGAATCCGCGGATCCCGTTGCACTTTTCGGCCTATCATCCGGACTACCAGTTCGACGCGCCGCCCACCCCGAAAAACACCCTGCGGCGTGCCTTCGATTTGGCGCGAAAGAGCCTGGCGTACGTATTTGTCGGTAATCTTTCCGTTGAGGGAACGTCCGACAGCCACTGCCCTTCGTGCGGTGCGGTTCTGATCGAACGCTCCGGCTTCCGCGCGCGCAAACGCTCGCTTCGCGCCGGACGCTGCCTTGAATGCGGCGCAGAAACCGGTATTATTGAATAG